In Lepidochelys kempii isolate rLepKem1 chromosome 10, rLepKem1.hap2, whole genome shotgun sequence, a single window of DNA contains:
- the SERF2 gene encoding small EDRK-rich factor 2 isoform X2 produces the protein MTRGNQRELARQKNMKKQTDSGKGKRRDDGLSAAARKQRDSEIMQQKQKKASEKKEQPK, from the exons ATGACCC GCGGTAACCAGCGTGAACTGGCCCGTCAGAAGAACATGAAGAAGCAGACTGACTCGGGCAAGGGGAAGCGGCGCGATGACGGCCTGTCGGCTGCTGCCCGGAAGCAGAG AGACTCTGAGATAATGCAGCAGAAGCAGAAAAAGGCCAGTGAGAAGAAGGAGCAACCAAAATAA
- the SERF2 gene encoding small EDRK-rich factor 2 isoform X1 → MRSGPGGDPGRGRRADAAERSHDPSTSDRRAADVQWGWVVGPYLIQGAASQSSAGVVAGGNQRELARQKNMKKQTDSGKGKRRDDGLSAAARKQRDSEIMQQKQKKASEKKEQPK, encoded by the exons ATGAGGAGCGGCCCTGGGGGGGACCCGGGACGTGGCCGCCGAGCGGACGCAGCCGAGCGGAGCCATGACCC AAGTACCTCAGACAGGAGGGCAGCTGATGTCCAGTGGGGCTGGGTCGTGGGGCCTTATCTCATCCAGGGTGCAGCGAGTCAGTCTTCTGCTGGTGTCGTTGCAGGCGGTAACCAGCGTGAACTGGCCCGTCAGAAGAACATGAAGAAGCAGACTGACTCGGGCAAGGGGAAGCGGCGCGATGACGGCCTGTCGGCTGCTGCCCGGAAGCAGAG AGACTCTGAGATAATGCAGCAGAAGCAGAAAAAGGCCAGTGAGAAGAAGGAGCAACCAAAATAA